The following proteins are co-located in the Choristoneura fumiferana chromosome 23, NRCan_CFum_1, whole genome shotgun sequence genome:
- the LOC141440780 gene encoding uncharacterized protein isoform X2, translated as MNGEKLRKLSNKELAVVSLHDAATSTSNPFVEDDRAPRRSTEDDNNVPFTFRTDITAIPNIERDPLFIFNSCNISEPSSEILIDPKKTKTQTVLRKNYDTKVRHADGPSTSKEHPLEVIRSLIIYDSDSSDELQMMDINLQSENEIPVDDPDNEHESIVLAYLKNKDVLLDIEGTILSTKKKSSILESVPKMETIIEGEQFYTFRPDDNEPILNKESSDTKEETNEPQHNISLEKEK; from the exons ATGAATGGAGAAAAACttagaaaattaagtaacaaGGAATTGGCAGTTGTAAGCCTCCACGACGCAGCTACGTCCACCAGTAACCCCTTCGTCGAAGATGACAGAGCCCCGAGGCGGTCGAC CGAAGATGACAACAACGTACCATTTACATTCAGGACAGATATCACAGCGATTCCAAATATTGAAAGAGATCCGCTGTTCATATTCAACTCCTGCAACATAAGCGAACCCAGTTCTGAGATTCTCATCGAtccgaaaaaaacaaaaacacaaacagtcttgagaaaaaattatgacactaAGGTTCGTCATGCCGATGGGCCTTCAACTAGTAAAGAACATCCTCTAGAAGTCATCAGATCATTGATTATTTACGACTCAGACTCTAGCGACGAACTGCAAATGATGGACATCAATCTTCAAAGCGAAAACGAAATACCTGTAGATGATCCGGATAACGAACATGAATCAATTGTCCTTgcgtatttaaaaaacaaagatGTACTCTTAGATATTGAAGGGACCATATTATCGACGAAGAAAAAGTCATCTATTTTAGAAAGTGTGCCTAAAATGGAAACCATCATAGAAGGAGAACAATTTTATACTTTCCGCCCGGACGACAATGAGCCCATCTTAAATAAAGAAAGCTCTGATACTAAAGAAGAAACTAATGAACCTCAACATAATATAAGCCTGGAGAAAGAAAAGTGA
- the LOC141440781 gene encoding putative neuropeptide precursor protein isoform X1 — MLAITFTAFFAVFLAADAVPTPTNNKDAGPIGELPENWDQAKDDTQSLFLNKSDKNDLEPYPLALSEEGNSEGYEQGVAQRYDVPPPSGDLDNLIMRPELYGEPPAMEGLSPGYDSRRRKRGSGTKVGGAGAATKVATKNGSGKKNLKPDGHDSLSPVDMLPHDHDAHRSKRGSGTKVGGAAASAKTATKSSGGNKKNFRPISERRKRDSGLSAADVRALLNLWEAQERRKQEQQWNANQWTADRYYGHINPVEDEQPQVDENGDVWYNEPVVINTPEREYPHHSSYFSEQNRMALSRGYPDVYPVDPAELAQRYEEARRKRQYANKMKRFMVARKRSDGLMRQPNNVRPRDDLYTLAELLRSAPRVQEQDIPVYRRLIL; from the exons ATGTTAGCCATTACTTTTACCGCGTTTTTCGCGGTTTTCCTTGCGGCTGATGCTGTGCCAACGCCTACGAATAACAAAG ATGCCGGTCCAATTGGTGAACTACCAGAAAATTGGGACCAAGCAAAAGACGACACACAGTCTTTATTCCTGAACAAGAGCGACAAAAACGATTTGGAACCGTATCCGCTCGCTCTCAGCGAAGAAG GAAACTCTGAGGGATACGAGCAGGGAGTAGCTCAGCGCTATGATGTACCGCCCCCGTCGGGCGATCTTGACAATCTCATTATGAGACCCGAACTGTACGGAGAGCCCCCTGCCATGGAGGGGCTGTCCCCTGGATACGACTCGCGACGACGAAAGCGAGGAAGCGGGACCAAGGTTGGCGGGGCTGGAGCTGCCACCAAGGTAGCCACCAAGAACGGCTCAGGCAAAAAGAATCTCAA gCCTGACGGACATGACTCTTTGTCACCTGTTGACATGCTGCCCCATGACCACGATGCTCACCGCAGCAAACGAGGCAGCGGCACAAAAGTAGGAGGTGCGGCAGCATCTGCTAAAACTGCTACCAAGAGTTCGGGTGGCAATAAGAAGAATTTCAG GCCTATTTCGGAACGACGCAAGCGGGACTCGGGCTTAAGCGCTGCTGACGTCAGAGCTCTCCTGAATTTGTGGGAAGCCCAAGAGCGCAGAAAACAAGAGCAACAGTGGAATGCCAACCAATGGACTGCAGATCGTTATTATGGACACATCAACCCGGTCGAAGACGAACAGCCACAGGTAGACGAGAACGGCGACGTTTGGTACAACGAACCTGTGGTTATTAATACACCTGAACGCGAGTATCCCCATCACTCTTCGTACTTCTCAGAACAGAATCGCATGGCTCTATCTCGCGGCTACCCAGATGTGTACCCCGTTGATCCGGCTGAGCTCGCCCAGAGGTATGAAGAAGCGCGGCGTAAGAGGCAGTATGCCAACAAGATGAAGCGCTTCATGGTGGCCCGGAAACGCTCCGATGGTCTGATGCGCCAGCCTAATAATGTACGGCCCCGGGACGATCTCTACACGCTGGCGGAGCTGCTCCGCTCCGCGCCACGCGTCCAGGAACAAGATATTCCAGTCTATCGACGACTGATACTTTAA
- the LOC141440781 gene encoding putative neuropeptide precursor protein isoform X2 yields the protein MLAITFTAFFAVFLAADAVPTPTNNKGNSEGYEQGVAQRYDVPPPSGDLDNLIMRPELYGEPPAMEGLSPGYDSRRRKRGSGTKVGGAGAATKVATKNGSGKKNLKPDGHDSLSPVDMLPHDHDAHRSKRGSGTKVGGAAASAKTATKSSGGNKKNFRPISERRKRDSGLSAADVRALLNLWEAQERRKQEQQWNANQWTADRYYGHINPVEDEQPQVDENGDVWYNEPVVINTPEREYPHHSSYFSEQNRMALSRGYPDVYPVDPAELAQRYEEARRKRQYANKMKRFMVARKRSDGLMRQPNNVRPRDDLYTLAELLRSAPRVQEQDIPVYRRLIL from the exons ATGTTAGCCATTACTTTTACCGCGTTTTTCGCGGTTTTCCTTGCGGCTGATGCTGTGCCAACGCCTACGAATAACAAAG GAAACTCTGAGGGATACGAGCAGGGAGTAGCTCAGCGCTATGATGTACCGCCCCCGTCGGGCGATCTTGACAATCTCATTATGAGACCCGAACTGTACGGAGAGCCCCCTGCCATGGAGGGGCTGTCCCCTGGATACGACTCGCGACGACGAAAGCGAGGAAGCGGGACCAAGGTTGGCGGGGCTGGAGCTGCCACCAAGGTAGCCACCAAGAACGGCTCAGGCAAAAAGAATCTCAA gCCTGACGGACATGACTCTTTGTCACCTGTTGACATGCTGCCCCATGACCACGATGCTCACCGCAGCAAACGAGGCAGCGGCACAAAAGTAGGAGGTGCGGCAGCATCTGCTAAAACTGCTACCAAGAGTTCGGGTGGCAATAAGAAGAATTTCAG GCCTATTTCGGAACGACGCAAGCGGGACTCGGGCTTAAGCGCTGCTGACGTCAGAGCTCTCCTGAATTTGTGGGAAGCCCAAGAGCGCAGAAAACAAGAGCAACAGTGGAATGCCAACCAATGGACTGCAGATCGTTATTATGGACACATCAACCCGGTCGAAGACGAACAGCCACAGGTAGACGAGAACGGCGACGTTTGGTACAACGAACCTGTGGTTATTAATACACCTGAACGCGAGTATCCCCATCACTCTTCGTACTTCTCAGAACAGAATCGCATGGCTCTATCTCGCGGCTACCCAGATGTGTACCCCGTTGATCCGGCTGAGCTCGCCCAGAGGTATGAAGAAGCGCGGCGTAAGAGGCAGTATGCCAACAAGATGAAGCGCTTCATGGTGGCCCGGAAACGCTCCGATGGTCTGATGCGCCAGCCTAATAATGTACGGCCCCGGGACGATCTCTACACGCTGGCGGAGCTGCTCCGCTCCGCGCCACGCGTCCAGGAACAAGATATTCCAGTCTATCGACGACTGATACTTTAA